Proteins encoded together in one Carya illinoinensis cultivar Pawnee chromosome 3, C.illinoinensisPawnee_v1, whole genome shotgun sequence window:
- the LOC122302255 gene encoding uncharacterized protein LOC122302255: MAKDKAPGPDGFLMDFFQACWDVVKCDIMQVFLEFHSYQKFEKNLNATFIALIPKKHRAKTVEYFRPISLASGVYKIISKVLANRLSPVLEHIISKPQNAFIRRRPILDSVLIANECLDHRMLEGVPGLSQGDSLSPLQFVIVMEAPGRMVKASVGGGFLSRFSMGNGTNGPSLLSHLLFANDTLLFCDADLGQIQSLQVLLLCFEAVSGLKVNLGKSEMVVVGVVPNINSLAHFLDCKVSSLSHEIFGTPFGGDF; encoded by the exons ATGGCGAAGGACAAAGCACCGGGCCCGGATGGATTCTTGATGGATTTTTTTCAGGCTTGTTGGGATGTCGTGAAATGTGATATTATGCAGGTTTTCTTAGAATTTCACTCTTaccagaaatttgaaaaaaacctCAATGCGACGTTCATCGCTCTTATACCAAAGAAACATAGGGCTAAGACAGTTGAATATTTCCGCCCCATAAGCCTTGCGAGTGGAGTATACAAAATCATCTCAAAGGTTCTTGCTAATCGGCTTAGCCCGGTGTTGGAACATATTATCTCTaagcctcaaaatgcttttATTCGGAGGAGACCGATTCTAGATTCGGTACTTATTGCCAATGAGTGCTTGGATCATAGGATGCTGGAAGGTGTCCCAG GTTTGAGTCAAGGGGATTCTTTGTCTCCTCTCCAGTTTGTCATTGTTATGGAGGCACCTGGTCGGATGGTGAAGGCTAGTGTTGGAGGAGGGTTTCTTTCCCGGTTTTCAATGGGTAATGGCACGAATGGCCCTTCTTTACTCTCACATCTATTATTTGCAAATGATACTCTCTTATTTTGTGATGCGGATCTTGGTCAGATCCAATCTCTGCAAGTtcttttgttatgttttgaagcagTGTCGGGGCTTAAGGTCAACCTTGGTAAATCTGAGATGGTTGTGGTGGGTGTGGTGCCTAATATTAACAGCTTGGCGCATTTTTTGGATTGTAAGGTGTCTTCCTTGTCCCATGAAATATTTGGGACTCCATTTGGGGGCGATTTTTAA
- the LOC122302709 gene encoding 54S ribosomal protein L37, mitochondrial-like: MAMNHVRSVRGIIVNKEAIGVICQRTYSAGKAKKGSKGSAASDAPKASILSKEVKSTTVVGANILKDGADPKILADSEYPDWLWHLLDKRPALSELRRKNIETLPYEDLKRFVKLDNRARIKENNSIKAKN, from the coding sequence ATGGCAATGAACCATGTTAGATCGGTTAGAGGGATCATTGTTAACAAGGAGGCAATTGGGGTGATATGCCAACGAACATATTCTGCTGGTAAAGCAAAGAAGGGCTCTAAAGGGAGTGCGGCCAGTGATGCACCAAAAGCTTCAATTCTTAGCAAAGAAGTCAAGTCTACTACAGTGGTTGGTGCCAATATCCTCAAGGATGGGGCAGACCCCAAGATCCTGGCTGATTCTGAATACCCTGATTGGCTGTGGCATTTGCTCGATAAACGCCCAGCATTGAGTGAATTAAGGAGGAAGAACATTGAAACTCTCCCTTATGAAGATCTCAAACGCTTTGTTAAACTGGACAACCGAGCAAGGATCAAGGAAAACAACTCCATTAAGGCTAAGAACTGA
- the LOC122302708 gene encoding inversin-like, whose amino-acid sequence MPPTYFPLRWESTGDQWWYASPIDWAAANGHYDLVRELLRIDSNHLIKLSSLRRIRRLETVWDGEEKFDDVAKCRSQVARKLFVECESKRGKNSLILAGYGGWLVYTAASAGDLGFVQELLERNPLLVFGEGEYGVTDMFYAAARSKSSEVFRLLLDFAVSPRFLTGKGGELTEHVGEIPSVYKWEMINRAVHAAARGGNLNILKDLLADCSDIFSYRDVQGSTILHAAAGKGQVEVVKYLIASFDIINSTDHQGNTALHVAAYRGQLAAVEALISASPSSISLKNSSGETFLHRAVSGFQTSAFRRLDRQIELMKNLVCGKLFTMEDVINAQNNDERTALHMAIIGNVHSDLVKLLMTARSINVNVRDVDGLTPLDYLRQRPRSVSSDVLIRQLISAGAIFGSQDYTARRAIASRIKMQGIGGSPGTLFRISDAEIFLHTGIEKALDANADQGSVAMSSSPLEQSPDTATNENNSSQPSKKPGSVNTAAQRLKSVLLWPRVRDKKPERLKKESDAGSVKQHKKSNSSDDTPTPLRLRFSKPSSLPNNKRTLAVRSNQSSPTAKKRFASGLVHGVMQAMPHISVPRRSRSSSFSKSSLSSPNSSDKQKGILFEEDAAGPSFSNQPFHDHGAPELIKQGPNHRRSRSQYFCFGTSGESVKDPVSRQQQGQSFKCPVVSVV is encoded by the exons ATGCCTCCAACATATTTTCCTCTTCGGTGGGAGAGCACCGGAGATCAATGGTGGTATGCTTCTCCCATTGATTGGGCAGCTGCTAATGGCCACTATGACTTGGTCCGGGAGCTGCTTCGTATTGATAGCAATCACCTTATCAAGCTGTCCTCTTTACGACGTATTCGAAGACTTGAAACAGTCTGGGATGGTGAAGAGAAGTTCGATGATGTTGCCAAGTGCCGTTCTCAGGTTGCAAGAAAGCTTTTTGTCGAGTGTGAATCCAAGAGAGGGAAAAACTCTCTCATCCTAGCTGGCTATGGCGGATGGCTTGTGTACACTGCTGCCTCCGCAGGAGACTTGGGTTTTGTTCAAGAACTTCTTGAAAGGAATCCTCTGCTTGTTTTTGGGGAAGGAGAATATGGTGTTACTGATATGTTTTATGCGGCAGCCAGGAGTAAGAGTTCTGAGGTTTTCAGGCTCCTTTTGGATTTTGCAGTCTCCCCCAGGTTTTTAACCGGGAAAGGTGGAGAACTGACGGAGCACGTTGGGGAGATCCCTTCTGTTTACAAGTGGGAGATGATCAACAGGGCTGTTCATGCTGCTGCTAGGGGAGGAAATTTGAATATTCTCAAGGACCTTCTTGCTGATTGCTCCGATATTTTTTCTTACAGAGATGTTCAGGGCTCAACTATCCTACATGCTGCGGCTGGCAAAGGGCAGGTTGAG GTGGTTAAGTATCTGATAGCATCCTTTGATATTATAAACTCCACTGATCATCAGGGCAATACAGCATTGCATGTGGCTGCTTACAGGGGCCAATTAGCAGCTGTGGAAGCTCTGATTTCTGCATCTCCTTCGTCCATCTCTCTGAAAAACAGTTCTGGAGAAACTTTTCTCCACAGGGCCGTGTCCGGTTTCCAGACATCTGCTTTTCGAAGGCTAGACCGACAAATTGAGCTCATGAAGAATCTGGTATGTGGGAAGCTTTTCACCATGGAGGATGTCATCAATGCCCAAAACAATGATGAAAGGACTGCTCTTCACATGGCCATCATCGGGAACGTTCACTCTGACCTTGTGAAACTTCTGATGACTGCTCGATCAATCAATGTGAATGTCCGGGATGTAGATGGGTTGACCCCACTTGATTACCTCAGGCAACGGCCACGTTCCGTGTCGTCGGATGTACTAATTAGACAGCTAATTTCAGCTGGGGCAATATTTGGCAGTCAGGATTATACTGCAAGAAGAGCCATTGCTTCCCGCATAAAGATGCAAGGCATAGGTGGCAGTCCTGGAACTTTGTTTAGAATCTCCGACGCAGAAATATTCTTACATACAGGCATTGAGAAAGCATTAGATGCAAATGCTGATCAGGGTAGTGTAGCCATGAGTTCATCGCCACTGGAACAAAGTCCGGATACCGCAACCAATGAGAACAATAGCTCACAACCTAGCAAGAAACCAGGTTCTGTGAATACCGCAGCACAAAGATTGAAATCTGTGCTTTTATGGCCCAGGGTGAGAGACAAGAAACctgagagattaaaaaaagagagtgatgCAGGTTCGGTAAAACAACACAAGAAAAGCAACAGTTCGGACGATACTCCTACTCCACTTCGACTGAGATTTTCGAAGCCTTCATCACTTCCGAACAACAAACGGACACTTGCTGTCAGGAGTAACCAATCAAGTCCAACTGCCAAGAAAAGATTTGCATCAGGGCTCGTGCATGGTGTCATGCAGGCCATGCCACATATTTCAGTGCCACGCCGCTCCCGTTCCAGCTCATTTTCAAAATCATCACTTTCTTCACCTAATTCATCGGATAAACAGAAAGGCATTTTATTTGAAGAAGATGCGGCAGGACCATCTTTCTCAAATCAACCATTTCATGATCATGGAGCCCCAGAATTGATTAAACAAGGCCCCAATCATAGGAGATCTAGGAGCCAGTATTTCTGTTTCGGTACGTCAGGCGAATCCGTGAAAGACCCAGTAAGCAGGCAGCAGCAAGGCCAGAGTTTCAAGTGTCCCGTTGTTTCAGTGGTTTGA